The proteins below are encoded in one region of Helianthus annuus cultivar XRQ/B chromosome 2, HanXRQr2.0-SUNRISE, whole genome shotgun sequence:
- the LOC110915549 gene encoding O-fucosyltransferase 7 isoform X3, translating to MRAGICDMVAVARIINATLVVPELDKRSFWQDTSNFSDVFDEDYFITALANDVKIIRKLPKELMTATRAVKHFRSWSGIDYYEQEIASLWDDYQVIRAAKSDSRLANNNLPPDIQKLRCRACYEALRFSPRIEAMGKLLVDRMRSYGPYIALHLRYEKDMLAFSGCTHDLSIEEANELTAIRENTSYWKVKDIDSTEQRAKGYCPLTPKEVGIFLRALGFPPTTPIYIAAGEIYGGDSRMADITSIFPILMKKEKLATVEELDPFINHASQMAALDYIVSVESDIFIPSYSGNMARAVEGHRRFLGHRKTISPDRKLLVRIFDKIANGTMKEGKKLSSRIIEMHKRRQGSPRKRKGPITGTKGTDRFRSEEAFYVNPLPDCLCQKESTENENSTTAVIR from the exons ATGCGTGCCGGG aTATGTGATATGGTAGCTGTTGCTCGTATTATAAATGCTACTCTGGTAGTGCCAGAGCTCGATAAACGGTCGTTTTGGCAAGATACAAG CAACTTCTCTGATGTATTCGATGAAGATTATTTCATTACCGCATTGGCTAATGATGTAAAAATAATCAGAAAACTTCCGAAAGAACTAATGACCGCTACGAGAGCTGTTAAGCACTTTAGAAGCTGGTCAGGTATTGATTACTATGAGCAAGAGATTGCAAGCTTGTGGGATGATTATCAG GTTATTCGTGCAGCAAAATCGGATTCAAGATTAGCCAACAATAACCTTCCTCCTGATATTCAGAAATTACGTTGTCGTGCATGTTATGAAGCCCTCCGTTTCTCCCCTCGTATAGAAGCAATGGGAAAa TTGTTAGTGGACCGAATGAGGTCGTATGGTCCTTACATTGCTTTGCATTTGAGGTATGAAAAAGACATGCTTGCTTTTAGTGGATGCACACATGATTTGTCCATTGAAGAAGCTAATGAACTTACGGCTATTAG agAAAATACGTCTTATTGGAAAGTGAAAGATATTGATTCCACTGAACAAAGAGCAAAAGGGTATTGTCCATTAACTCCAAAAGAAGTTGGAATATTCCTTCGGGCACTTGGATTTCCACCTACAACTCCTATATATATTGCTGCTGGTGAAATATACGGTGGAGATTCCCGTATGGCTGATATCACCTCGATTTTCCCCATTTTAATGAAAAAG GAAAAATTGGCGACAGTTGAAGAACTTGATCCTTTCATCAACCATGCATCTCAAATGGCTGCGTTAGACTACATTGTATCTGTGGAAAGTGACATTTTTATCCCTTCGTATTCTGGGAATATGGCAAGGGCTGTCGAGGGCCATAGACGCTTTTTGGGACACCGAAAAACTATTTCTCCTGACAG AAAACTCCTTGTTCGAATTTTTGACAAAATCGCTAATGGCACAATGAAAGAAGGCAAGAAGCTTTCAAGTCGGATAATTGAAATGCACAAAAGACG GCAAGGTTCACCAAGGAAGAGAAAGGGCCCAATCACGGGGACAAAAGGAACCGACAGGTTCCGTTCAGAAGAAGCATTTTACGTGAACCCGTTGCCCGATTGCTTATGTCAAAAGGAATCAACAGAGAATGAAAATAGCACCACCGCTGTCATCAGATAG
- the LOC110915549 gene encoding O-fucosyltransferase 7 isoform X1: MQKKRWRKLGFLRRVLTCAIALISLVALFSAHLHLFFPPSRVSMLPDPYKLPTQHEIQYQKLSRERSWIQPHLSKAPLPALKLDGAPNRSLESNKLWKPPPNRDFTPCVDPTSSYLAPQESRGYLLVHTNGGLNQMRAGICDMVAVARIINATLVVPELDKRSFWQDTSNFSDVFDEDYFITALANDVKIIRKLPKELMTATRAVKHFRSWSGIDYYEQEIASLWDDYQVIRAAKSDSRLANNNLPPDIQKLRCRACYEALRFSPRIEAMGKLLVDRMRSYGPYIALHLRYEKDMLAFSGCTHDLSIEEANELTAIRENTSYWKVKDIDSTEQRAKGYCPLTPKEVGIFLRALGFPPTTPIYIAAGEIYGGDSRMADITSIFPILMKKEKLATVEELDPFINHASQMAALDYIVSVESDIFIPSYSGNMARAVEGHRRFLGHRKTISPDRKLLVRIFDKIANGTMKEGKKLSSRIIEMHKRRQGSPRKRKGPITGTKGTDRFRSEEAFYVNPLPDCLCQKESTENENSTTAVIR; this comes from the exons CAACACGAAATTCAATACCAAAAGTTGAGCAGAGAGCGAAGCTGGATTCAACCCCATTTGTCAAAAGCTCCTCTCCCTGCTCTCAAG TTGGATGGTGCTCCTAACCGCTCGTTGGAATCCAACAAATTGTGGAAGCCTCCACCCAACCGCGACTTTACCCCTTGTGTTGACCCAACTTCATCCTATTTAG CTCCACAAGAATCTCGAGGTTACTTGCTTGTTCATACAAACGGTGGCCTCAATCAAATGCGTGCCGGG aTATGTGATATGGTAGCTGTTGCTCGTATTATAAATGCTACTCTGGTAGTGCCAGAGCTCGATAAACGGTCGTTTTGGCAAGATACAAG CAACTTCTCTGATGTATTCGATGAAGATTATTTCATTACCGCATTGGCTAATGATGTAAAAATAATCAGAAAACTTCCGAAAGAACTAATGACCGCTACGAGAGCTGTTAAGCACTTTAGAAGCTGGTCAGGTATTGATTACTATGAGCAAGAGATTGCAAGCTTGTGGGATGATTATCAG GTTATTCGTGCAGCAAAATCGGATTCAAGATTAGCCAACAATAACCTTCCTCCTGATATTCAGAAATTACGTTGTCGTGCATGTTATGAAGCCCTCCGTTTCTCCCCTCGTATAGAAGCAATGGGAAAa TTGTTAGTGGACCGAATGAGGTCGTATGGTCCTTACATTGCTTTGCATTTGAGGTATGAAAAAGACATGCTTGCTTTTAGTGGATGCACACATGATTTGTCCATTGAAGAAGCTAATGAACTTACGGCTATTAG agAAAATACGTCTTATTGGAAAGTGAAAGATATTGATTCCACTGAACAAAGAGCAAAAGGGTATTGTCCATTAACTCCAAAAGAAGTTGGAATATTCCTTCGGGCACTTGGATTTCCACCTACAACTCCTATATATATTGCTGCTGGTGAAATATACGGTGGAGATTCCCGTATGGCTGATATCACCTCGATTTTCCCCATTTTAATGAAAAAG GAAAAATTGGCGACAGTTGAAGAACTTGATCCTTTCATCAACCATGCATCTCAAATGGCTGCGTTAGACTACATTGTATCTGTGGAAAGTGACATTTTTATCCCTTCGTATTCTGGGAATATGGCAAGGGCTGTCGAGGGCCATAGACGCTTTTTGGGACACCGAAAAACTATTTCTCCTGACAG AAAACTCCTTGTTCGAATTTTTGACAAAATCGCTAATGGCACAATGAAAGAAGGCAAGAAGCTTTCAAGTCGGATAATTGAAATGCACAAAAGACG GCAAGGTTCACCAAGGAAGAGAAAGGGCCCAATCACGGGGACAAAAGGAACCGACAGGTTCCGTTCAGAAGAAGCATTTTACGTGAACCCGTTGCCCGATTGCTTATGTCAAAAGGAATCAACAGAGAATGAAAATAGCACCACCGCTGTCATCAGATAG